In Streptomyces sp. NBC_01426, one genomic interval encodes:
- the hisH gene encoding imidazole glycerol phosphate synthase subunit HisH, protein MSAASPARPTKKVVVFDYGFGNVRSAERALARVGADVEITRDYDKAMDADGLLVPGVGAFAACMRGLKDARGDWIIGRRLSGGRPVMGICVGMQILFERGIEHGVETEGLDEWPGTVGPLKAPVVPHMGWNTVDAPADSQAFAGLDADARFYFVHSYAARDWSLEVTNPLIRAPKVTWATHGEPFVAAVENGALWATQFHPEKSGDAGARLLTNWIETL, encoded by the coding sequence ATGAGCGCTGCTAGTCCCGCCAGACCGACCAAGAAGGTCGTCGTCTTCGACTACGGCTTCGGCAACGTCCGCTCCGCCGAACGCGCCCTCGCACGCGTCGGCGCCGACGTCGAGATCACCCGCGACTACGACAAGGCCATGGACGCCGACGGACTCCTCGTCCCCGGTGTCGGCGCCTTCGCCGCCTGCATGCGGGGCCTCAAGGACGCCCGCGGCGACTGGATCATCGGCCGCCGGCTCTCCGGCGGCCGCCCCGTCATGGGCATCTGCGTGGGCATGCAGATCCTCTTCGAGCGCGGCATCGAACACGGCGTGGAGACCGAGGGCCTCGACGAGTGGCCCGGTACGGTCGGACCGCTCAAGGCCCCCGTCGTCCCGCACATGGGGTGGAACACCGTCGACGCGCCGGCCGACAGCCAGGCCTTCGCCGGCCTGGACGCGGACGCCCGCTTCTACTTCGTCCACTCGTACGCGGCGCGCGACTGGAGCCTGGAAGTCACCAACCCGCTGATCCGCGCCCCCAAGGTCACCTGGGCCACGCACGGCGAGCCCTTCGTCGCGGCGGTGGAGAACGGGGCCCTGTGGGCCACCCAGTTCCACCCCGAGAAGTCCGGCGACGCCGGGGCCCGGCTCCTCACCAACTGGATCGAGACCCTCTGA
- the priA gene encoding bifunctional 1-(5-phosphoribosyl)-5-((5-phosphoribosylamino)methylideneamino)imidazole-4-carboxamide isomerase/phosphoribosylanthranilate isomerase PriA — MTVTSAKLELLPAVDVRDGQAVRLVHGVSGSETSYGSPLEAALAWQASGAEWLHLVDLDAAFGTGDNRALVAEITGAMDIKVELSGGIRDDASLAAALATGCTRVNLGTAALETPEWAARAIAEHGDRIAVGLDVRGTTLKGRGWTSEGGDLYETLARLDAEGCARYVVTDIGKDGTLTGPNLELLKNVCAATDRPVVASGGISSLDDLRALSALVPQGVEGAIVGKALYAKAFTLEEALKVVSA; from the coding sequence ATGACCGTGACCTCAGCGAAGCTGGAACTCCTCCCCGCGGTCGACGTCCGCGACGGCCAGGCCGTCCGCCTCGTCCACGGGGTGTCCGGCAGCGAGACCTCCTACGGCTCCCCGCTGGAGGCGGCCCTCGCCTGGCAGGCCTCCGGCGCCGAATGGCTCCACCTGGTCGACCTCGACGCCGCCTTCGGCACGGGCGACAACCGTGCCCTGGTCGCCGAGATCACCGGCGCCATGGACATCAAGGTCGAACTCTCCGGCGGCATCCGCGACGACGCCTCGCTCGCCGCGGCCCTCGCCACCGGCTGCACCCGCGTCAACCTGGGCACCGCCGCCCTGGAGACCCCCGAGTGGGCCGCCAGGGCCATCGCCGAGCACGGCGACAGGATCGCGGTCGGCCTCGACGTGCGCGGCACCACCCTCAAGGGCCGCGGCTGGACCAGCGAGGGCGGCGACCTCTACGAGACCCTCGCCCGCCTGGACGCCGAGGGCTGCGCCCGCTACGTCGTCACCGACATCGGCAAGGACGGCACGCTGACCGGCCCCAACCTGGAGCTGCTGAAGAACGTCTGCGCCGCCACCGACCGGCCCGTCGTGGCGTCCGGCGGCATCTCCTCGCTGGACGACCTGCGGGCCCTGTCCGCGCTCGTCCCGCAGGGCGTCGAGGGCGCCATCGTCGGAAAGGCCCTGTACGCCAAGGCCTTCACCCTGGAAGAAGCCCTGAAGGTGGTCTCCGCATGA
- a CDS encoding RidA family protein, with protein sequence MSSPDQVRRISSGGAYEDVIGYSRAVQLPNGLVLVSGCTAADGGGPYDQAITAFGVAFKALEQAGLGPEHVVRTRMYLTHARDVEDVGRAHKELFDAVRPAASMIIVSGFVDPSMVVEVEVEAFGPSGATA encoded by the coding sequence ATGAGCTCTCCCGACCAGGTACGACGCATCTCCTCCGGTGGCGCCTACGAGGACGTCATCGGCTACTCCCGCGCCGTACAGCTCCCCAACGGCCTGGTCCTCGTCTCCGGCTGCACCGCCGCCGACGGGGGCGGCCCGTACGACCAGGCCATCACGGCCTTCGGCGTCGCCTTCAAGGCCCTGGAGCAGGCCGGGCTCGGCCCCGAGCACGTGGTGCGCACCCGCATGTACCTCACGCACGCCCGTGACGTGGAGGACGTCGGCCGCGCCCACAAGGAGCTGTTCGACGCGGTGCGGCCCGCCGCATCCATGATCATCGTCTCCGGTTTCGTCGACCCCTCCATGGTCGTCGAAGTGGAGGTCGAAGCCTTCGGTCCGTCAGGAGCCACCGCATGA
- the hisF gene encoding imidazole glycerol phosphate synthase subunit HisF, which produces MTLAVRVIPCLDVDNGRVVKGVNFQNLRDAGDPVEMAKLYDAEGADELTFLDITASSGNRETTYDVVRRTAEQVFIPLTVGGGVRTADDVDKLLRAGADKVGVNTAAIARPELIREIAERFGRQVLVLSVDARRTASGSFEVTTHGGRQSAGIDAVEWAHRAAELGAGEILLNSMDADGTKDGYDTEMIAAVRRHVTVPVIASGGAGRLEHFPPAIEAGADAVLAASVFHFGDLRIGQVKDALRGAGHPVR; this is translated from the coding sequence ATGACCCTCGCCGTACGGGTGATCCCCTGCCTGGACGTGGACAACGGCCGCGTGGTCAAGGGAGTCAACTTCCAGAACCTGCGCGACGCCGGCGACCCGGTGGAGATGGCCAAGCTGTACGACGCCGAGGGCGCCGACGAGCTGACGTTCCTCGACATCACCGCCTCCTCCGGTAACCGCGAGACCACCTACGACGTGGTGCGCCGCACCGCCGAACAGGTCTTCATCCCGCTGACCGTCGGCGGCGGCGTACGCACCGCCGACGACGTCGACAAGCTGCTGCGGGCGGGCGCCGACAAGGTGGGCGTCAACACGGCCGCCATCGCCCGCCCCGAGCTGATCCGGGAGATCGCCGAGCGGTTCGGACGACAGGTCCTCGTGCTGTCCGTGGACGCCCGCCGCACCGCCTCCGGCTCCTTCGAGGTCACCACCCACGGCGGCCGGCAGAGCGCCGGCATCGACGCCGTCGAATGGGCCCACCGGGCGGCCGAACTCGGCGCCGGGGAAATCCTGTTGAACTCGATGGACGCGGACGGTACGAAGGACGGCTACGACACGGAGATGATCGCGGCCGTGCGCAGGCACGTCACGGTGCCGGTGATCGCCTCCGGCGGCGCCGGCAGGCTGGAGCACTTCCCGCCGGCCATCGAGGCCGGCGCGGACGCGGTACTCGCCGCGTCGGTGTTCCACTTCGGCGACCTGCGCATCGGCCAGGTCAAGGACGCGCTGCGGGGGGCCGGCCACCCGGTGCGCTGA
- a CDS encoding MFS transporter, which yields MNRNTWRWLAAYAASLIGDAIYFLALGWTAAHVAGPAEVGLVMAAGAVPRALLMLGGGVVADRFGPRLVVVSSDAVRCAVILALALIVALASPGLWVLVTVALVFGAVDALFMPAVGALPPRIAGPGQLVRVQGLRSLAERVGHTAGPPVAGLAIGLGGVGAAFGVAAALFGLSLVLLLAVRIAPAVRDSEDSAAGQTPWRQLLSGLAYIRRHPVIGPLTVSGALSQLGTSAPLTLGLILLAEERGWGAGGVGWIIGAFGAGAASSALVLTLVPRFPRAGAVQNLTLIVGSAGIGSVALAPGLPTAVVVSLVTGLVCGICGGLAVALIQTSTDPAYLGRVSSVMAFTAVGLAPLSYPVFGLAVDLWGITPVFLAGGLLSMAGAVVGTSAREVRRAELAFA from the coding sequence TTGAACCGGAACACATGGCGCTGGCTGGCCGCCTACGCCGCCTCACTGATCGGCGACGCGATCTACTTCCTCGCCCTCGGCTGGACCGCCGCGCACGTGGCCGGCCCGGCCGAGGTCGGGCTGGTCATGGCGGCCGGTGCCGTCCCGAGGGCCCTGCTCATGCTGGGCGGCGGGGTGGTCGCCGACCGTTTCGGGCCCCGGCTCGTGGTCGTCTCCTCCGACGCCGTGCGCTGCGCGGTCATCCTCGCGCTCGCCCTGATCGTCGCGCTCGCCTCACCGGGGCTGTGGGTCCTGGTGACGGTGGCCCTCGTCTTCGGGGCCGTGGACGCGCTGTTCATGCCGGCGGTCGGCGCGCTGCCGCCCCGCATCGCCGGCCCCGGGCAACTGGTGCGGGTCCAGGGGCTGCGCAGCCTCGCCGAACGCGTCGGGCACACCGCGGGGCCGCCGGTGGCGGGCCTCGCGATCGGCCTGGGCGGGGTGGGGGCCGCCTTCGGCGTGGCCGCCGCGCTGTTCGGGCTCTCCCTGGTGCTGCTGCTGGCCGTACGGATCGCCCCCGCGGTGCGGGACTCCGAGGACTCCGCGGCGGGGCAGACCCCCTGGCGGCAGTTGCTGTCCGGGCTCGCCTACATCCGGCGGCACCCGGTGATCGGCCCGCTGACGGTGTCCGGCGCCCTGAGCCAGCTCGGCACCTCCGCCCCGCTCACCCTGGGACTGATCCTGCTGGCCGAGGAACGGGGCTGGGGCGCCGGCGGGGTCGGCTGGATCATCGGTGCCTTCGGGGCCGGCGCGGCGTCCAGCGCCCTGGTCCTGACCCTGGTGCCCCGGTTCCCCCGCGCGGGGGCGGTGCAGAACCTCACCCTGATCGTCGGCTCGGCCGGCATCGGCAGCGTCGCCCTGGCCCCCGGCCTGCCCACCGCGGTCGTCGTCTCGCTGGTGACCGGCCTGGTCTGCGGCATCTGCGGAGGCCTGGCCGTCGCCCTGATCCAGACCTCCACCGACCCCGCGTACCTGGGCCGGGTCAGCTCGGTCATGGCCTTCACGGCGGTGGGCCTGGCCCCGCTGTCCTACCCCGTCTTCGGCCTGGCGGTGGACCTGTGGGGCATCACCCCGGTGTTCCTGGCCGGCGGCCTGCTGAGCATGGCGGGAGCGGTGGTCGGGACCTCGGCCCGGGAGGTCCGCCGGGCGGAACTCGCCTTCGCCTGA
- a CDS encoding TIGR03085 family metal-binding protein → MSTHAKRERLLLADLLESAGPEAPTLCDGWRARELAAHVVVRERRPDAAGGLLLDVLKTRLDKVMEEYKAKPYEELIQLIRTGPPRMSLYSLKQIDEAANAVEFYVHAEDVRRAQPDWSPRALDPVFSDSLWSRLEKLARLTGRRSPVGLVLRRPNGQTTVAHKGTPVVTVTGEPGELTLFCFGRQSSAAVELDGPAEAVAKLTTAQLGL, encoded by the coding sequence ATGTCTACCCATGCGAAGCGTGAACGACTGCTCCTGGCCGACCTGTTGGAGTCGGCGGGGCCGGAGGCGCCGACACTGTGCGACGGCTGGCGCGCCCGGGAACTCGCGGCGCACGTGGTCGTCCGCGAGCGCCGCCCGGACGCGGCGGGCGGTCTCCTGCTGGACGTGCTGAAGACCCGGCTGGACAAGGTGATGGAGGAGTACAAGGCCAAGCCGTACGAGGAACTGATCCAGTTGATCCGTACCGGCCCGCCGAGGATGTCCCTCTACTCCCTGAAGCAGATCGACGAGGCGGCCAACGCGGTGGAGTTCTACGTCCACGCGGAGGACGTCCGGCGGGCCCAGCCCGACTGGTCGCCGCGGGCGCTGGACCCCGTGTTCTCGGACTCCCTGTGGTCCCGCCTGGAGAAGCTGGCCCGGCTGACGGGCCGCCGCTCCCCGGTGGGGCTGGTCCTGCGCCGCCCGAACGGCCAGACGACGGTGGCGCACAAGGGCACCCCGGTGGTCACGGTCACGGGCGAGCCGGGCGAACTCACGCTGTTCTGCTTCGGCCGCCAGTCCTCGGCGGCGGTGGAGCTGGACGGCCCGGCGGAGGCCGTCGCGAAGCTGACGACGGCGCAGCTGGGCCTGTAG
- the hisI gene encoding phosphoribosyl-AMP cyclohydrolase, giving the protein MSTTSLDPAIAARLKRSADGLVPAIAQQYDTGEVLMLGWMDDEALHRTLTTGRCTYWSRSRREYWVKGDTSGHFQHVKSVALDCDADTLLVKVDQVGAACHTGARTCFDADVLLSDAE; this is encoded by the coding sequence ATGAGTACGACCTCCCTCGACCCCGCCATCGCCGCTCGTCTCAAGCGCTCCGCGGACGGTCTGGTTCCGGCCATCGCCCAGCAGTACGACACCGGTGAGGTGCTCATGCTCGGCTGGATGGACGACGAGGCCCTGCACCGGACGCTGACCACCGGGCGCTGCACGTACTGGTCCCGCAGCCGCCGGGAGTACTGGGTCAAGGGAGACACCTCCGGCCACTTCCAGCACGTGAAGTCCGTCGCCCTCGACTGCGACGCCGACACCCTGCTCGTGAAGGTCGACCAGGTCGGGGCCGCCTGTCACACCGGCGCCCGTACGTGCTTCGACGCCGATGTCCTTCTCAGCGACGCCGAATAG